A region from the Neurospora crassa OR74A linkage group V, whole genome shotgun sequence genome encodes:
- the rpd gene encoding ribose-phosphate pyrophosphokinase II, variant: MIRNVVVLSGNSHPKFVDSVCNYLGIPPASRVLEKFSSGETRCEIRDSIRGKDVYIIQSFGVGTNRNAANSNNNNNNNDGSSTSATAETGHVTVNDYFIELCIMISACKTGSARRVTAVLPFFPYSRQPDLPYASTGAPLVSRNHDAVTMTVTEGQGSVSYTFESVPPTPAAHIPRTAGLANGMSRLANGLSGSSITRGSDIRDMAKVMVTGPASDAGSKSLGEKQPQQQKANDKFTTHDFENPAMAMAFQQKVGFKPMMAQAGSLIADLLTCAGADRIVTCDLHESTYQGFFDIPVDHLIARPLLKRYIQHHIENYKEAVIVSPDAGGAKRAAAIADSLGLQFALIHKDPSLQDA, translated from the exons ATGATTCGCAACGTCGTCGTCCTGAGCGGTAACTCGCACCCAAAATTCGTCGACAGCGTCTGCAATTACCTGGGCATACCGCCGGCAAGCCGCGTGCTGGAAAAGTTCTCGTCTGGAGAGACACGCTGCGAGATTAGGGACTCGATACGTGGGAAGGACGTATACATCATCCAGTCGTTTGGAGTGGGAACCAACAGAAACGCGGCCAAcagtaacaacaacaacaacaacaacgatgGATCTTCGACTTCAGCTACAGCGGAAACAGGCCATGTCACTGTCAACGACTACTTCATCGAACTCTGCATCATGATATCGGCCTGTAAGACGGGATCTGCTCGCAGGGTCACGGCCGTCCTGCCGTTCTTCCCTTACTCCCGCCAGCCAGACCTGCCGTATGCCAGCACCGGGGCGCCATTGGTGTCTAGAAATCACGATGCAGTGACAATGACAGTCACGGAAGGCCAAGGGAGTGTCTCGTATACGTTTGAGAGCGTCCCGCCTACCCCGGCCGCACACATCCCACGAACTGCCGGTCTGGCTAACGGCATGTCTAGACTCGCTAATGGCCTGTccggcagcagcatcacCCGTGGCAGCGACATCCGCGACATGGCTAAGGTGATGGTGACGGGACCGGCAAGCGACGCTGGTAGTAAGTCGTTGGGGGAGAAGCAGCCCCAACAGCAAAAGGCAAACGACAAGTTCACCACGCACGACTTCGAGAACCCGGCCATGGCAATGGCGTTCCAACAGAAGGTCGGGTTTAAGCCGATGATGGCACAGGCGGGATCGTTGATTGCGGATTTGTTGACGTGTGCGGGAGCGGATCGGATTGTTACGTGCGACTTGCATGAGAGCACGTATCAGGGGTTCTTCGATATTCCCG TCGATCACCTCATCGCCAGACCGCTCCTCAAGCGATACATCCAGCACCACATCGAGAACTACAAGGAAGCCGTCATAGTCAGCCCGGACGCTGGCGGGGCTAAACGCGCCGCTGCCATTGCCGACAGTCTAGGTTTACAATTTGCTCTTATCCATAAAG ACCCGTCCCTTCAAGACGCATGA
- the rpd gene encoding ribose-phosphate pyrophosphokinase II, with amino-acid sequence MIRNVVVLSGNSHPKFVDSVCNYLGIPPASRVLEKFSSGETRCEIRDSIRGKDVYIIQSFGVGTNRNAANSNNNNNNNDGSSTSATAETGHVTVNDYFIELCIMISACKTGSARRVTAVLPFFPYSRQPDLPYASTGAPLVSRNHDAVTMTVTEGQGSVSYTFESVPPTPAAHIPRTAGLANGMSRLANGLSGSSITRGSDIRDMAKVMVTGPASDAGSKSLGEKQPQQQKANDKFTTHDFENPAMAMAFQQKVGFKPMMAQAGSLIADLLTCAGADRIVTCDLHESTYQGFFDIPVDHLIARPLLKRYIQHHIENYKEAVIVSPDAGGAKRAAAIADSLGLQFALIHKERRRPSKTHPNYPSMMLVGNVANRICILVDDLADTVNTITRAAKLLKREGAVQVVALITHGVFSGDAIQRINASALDRVVVTNTVAQHRHLEAFGAARAGGTKEMPDKNKNDVDPRVVCGKLEVLDIAPFFAEAIRRIVFGESISMLVRDGD; translated from the exons ATGATTCGCAACGTCGTCGTCCTGAGCGGTAACTCGCACCCAAAATTCGTCGACAGCGTCTGCAATTACCTGGGCATACCGCCGGCAAGCCGCGTGCTGGAAAAGTTCTCGTCTGGAGAGACACGCTGCGAGATTAGGGACTCGATACGTGGGAAGGACGTATACATCATCCAGTCGTTTGGAGTGGGAACCAACAGAAACGCGGCCAAcagtaacaacaacaacaacaacaacgatgGATCTTCGACTTCAGCTACAGCGGAAACAGGCCATGTCACTGTCAACGACTACTTCATCGAACTCTGCATCATGATATCGGCCTGTAAGACGGGATCTGCTCGCAGGGTCACGGCCGTCCTGCCGTTCTTCCCTTACTCCCGCCAGCCAGACCTGCCGTATGCCAGCACCGGGGCGCCATTGGTGTCTAGAAATCACGATGCAGTGACAATGACAGTCACGGAAGGCCAAGGGAGTGTCTCGTATACGTTTGAGAGCGTCCCGCCTACCCCGGCCGCACACATCCCACGAACTGCCGGTCTGGCTAACGGCATGTCTAGACTCGCTAATGGCCTGTccggcagcagcatcacCCGTGGCAGCGACATCCGCGACATGGCTAAGGTGATGGTGACGGGACCGGCAAGCGACGCTGGTAGTAAGTCGTTGGGGGAGAAGCAGCCCCAACAGCAAAAGGCAAACGACAAGTTCACCACGCACGACTTCGAGAACCCGGCCATGGCAATGGCGTTCCAACAGAAGGTCGGGTTTAAGCCGATGATGGCACAGGCGGGATCGTTGATTGCGGATTTGTTGACGTGTGCGGGAGCGGATCGGATTGTTACGTGCGACTTGCATGAGAGCACGTATCAGGGGTTCTTCGATATTCCCG TCGATCACCTCATCGCCAGACCGCTCCTCAAGCGATACATCCAGCACCACATCGAGAACTACAAGGAAGCCGTCATAGTCAGCCCGGACGCTGGCGGGGCTAAACGCGCCGCTGCCATTGCCGACAGTCTAGGTTTACAATTTGCTCTTATCCATAAAG AACGACGCCGACCGTCCAAAACCCACCCAAACTACCCATCCATGATGCTTGTTGGCAACGTTGCCAACCGCATCTGCATCTTGGTAGACGACCTCGCCGACACGGTCAACACCATCACACGCGCGGCCAAGCTGCTCAAGCGCGAAGGGGCCGTCCAAGTTGTTGCGCTTATCACGCACGGCGTGTTTAGCGGCGATGCGATACAGAGGATCAATGCGTCGGCGCTGGatcgggtggtggtgacgaacACGGTGGCGCAGCATCGACATCTTGAAGCTTTTGGGGCAGCTAGAGCCGGGGGTACGAAGGAGATGCCGGACAAGAATAAGAATGATGTGGACCCGAGGGTGGTTTGTGGGAAGTTGGAGGTGTTGGATATTGCGCCTTTTTTTGCAGAGGCGATTAGAAGGATTGTGTTTGGGGAGAGCATCAGTATGCTGGTCCGGGATGGGGATTAA
- a CDS encoding cell cycle regulatory protein, producing the protein MVTTGDVSGRAAHSAGTKRSSYDTRSQAVHPSTTRVTRSSRLQTPPPPSSGNSREEPPTEIARNPRAPTRTEDHVNSLDVEAVDSALRREIQQRQTSPGPSSHRKRQRINGDRFIPTRSGQDLQASFSLLHEEGSPATPRQKRRTPQGELHFQKTEEANRTFSTVLRSELFESTVPQIAPESLSPGHRRASRGYLHEGTRSQTPPRNGLQAAAAPTTLTPSTPHKNLFSYLSPRHASLGGHPTPSRTPQSRHGINLDTRAEIYSLSPIKHKSQQLLLSPRKQPRAISKVPFKVLDAPELLDDYYLNLVDWGSANVLGVGLGSSVYMWNAQTSRVNKLCTLEDDTVASVSWIQKGTHLAIGTHKGLVQIWDAEKARRLRTMTGHTGRVGALAWNTHILTSGSRDRLIYHRDVRAPDQWLKKLVGHKQEVCGLKWNCDDGQLASGGNDNKLMVWDKLSDTPLWKYSGHTAAVKAIAWSPHQRGLLASGGGTADRRIIFHDTVRGTVLNEVDTGSQVCNIAWSKNSNEIVSTHGYSQNQIVVWKYPSMTQVASLTGHTYRVLYLAMSPDGKTVVTGAGDETLRFWNLFGKSPRKSVHDLDGGGSGRSGDWGVIR; encoded by the exons ATGGTGACCACCGGCGACGTCTCCGGGCGCGCCGCACATTCGGCCGGCACCAAAAGGTCTAGTTATGATACCCGCAGCCAGGCAGTCCACCCATCAACAACGAGGGTAACGAGATCGTCGAGGCTGCAAACACCGCCTCCCCCGTCATCAGGAAACTCGCGCGAGGAACCACCGACGGAGATTGCCAGGAACCCACGGGCACCAACCAGAACTGAGGACCATGTGAACAGCTTGGACGTCGAAGCAGTTGATAGCGCTTTGCGCCGGGAGATTCAGCAACGCCAAACTTCACCAGGGCCAAGTTCGCATAGGAAGCGACAACGCATTAATGGAGATAG GTTTATTCCCACCCGGTCCGGTCAGGATTTGCAAGCCAGTTTTAGTCTTTTGCATGAAGAGGGCTCTCCGGCGACGCCTAGACAGAAAAGGCGCACACCACAGGGGGAGCTTCATTTTCAGAAAA CTGAGGAAGCAAACCGTACGTTCTCAACTGTGCTTCGATCAGAATTGTTTGAGAGTACTGTCCCACAGATTGCCCCGGAGTCTTTATCACCAGGCCATAGGAGAGCATCGCGGGGTTATCTACATGAGGGCACAAGGTCCCAGACGCCTCCTCGGAATGGGCTCCAAGCCGCGGCAGCACCGACGACCCTTACCCCCTCTACACCTCACAAGAACCTGTTCTCGTACCTATCACCACGACATGCTAGCCTTGGCGGCCATCCAACGCCATCAAGGACGCCACAAAGTCGACATGGCATCAATCTGGACACCCGGGCCGAAATCTACAGTCTCTCACCCATAAAACATAAAAGCCAACAACTTTTACTGAGCCCGCGAAAGCAGCCGCGCGCCATCAGCAAGGTACCATTTAAGGTGTTGGACGCCCCTGAGCTGCTAGACGACTACTACTTGAATCTAGTCGACTGGGGGAGCGCCAACGTCCTGGGCGTTGGTTTAGGATCCAGCGTTTACATGTGGAATGCGCAAACAAGTAGAGTCAACAAGCTGTGCACGTTGGAGGACGACACGGTGGCCAGCGTATCTTGGATACAAAAGGGGACACACCTTGCTATTGGTACCCATAAAGGACTGGTGCAGATCTGGGATGCTGAGAAAGCAAGAAGGCTAAGAACGATGACTGGCCATACTGGCAGGGTTGGAGCATTGGCATGGAACACTCATATTCTCACGTCAGGATCCCGGGATCGCCTAATATACCATCGCGACGTCCGAGCGCCAGATCAGTGGCTCAAAAAGCTGGTTGGTCACAAGCAGGAAGTGTGTGGTCTCAAATGGAATTGCGACGATGGCCAACTTGCCAGTGGAGGAAACGACAATAAGTTGATGGTTTGGGATAAGCTTTCCGACACACCTCTATGGAAGTATTCCGGTCACACAGCAGCCGTCAAAGCGATAGCCTGGTCACCACATCAACGCGGTCTCCTGGCTTCCGGAGGCGGTACTGCTGACAGACGCATCATCTTTCACGACACCGTTCGCGGCACGGTACTCAACGAGGTGGACACGGGCAGTCAGGTCTGTAACATTGCCTGGTCCAAGAACTCCAACGAAATTGTCTCGACGCATGGATATAGCCAGAACCAGATAGTAGTTTGGAAGTACCCCTCCATGACGCAAGTCGCCAGCCTGACCGGTCACACTTATCGGGTGCTGTACCTTGCCATGAGCCCGGACGGCAAAACCGTGGTGACGGGTGCCGGAGATGAGACATTGCGGTTCTGGAATCTCTTCGGTAAGAGCCCGAGGAAAAGTGTCCACGACCTTGATGGAGGCGGCAGTGGACGGTCGGGCGACTGGGGAGTCATTCGATGA
- a CDS encoding beta-taxilin, giving the protein MSSANPPATATSGPRPATPMSNGSANHPVDPPPATNGHPNHAHETRPAPAPPANMVGKKGKPKKAPEPNEASKLIAARITQLEQDAAGEKDQEAEIEREVKKASRELHSQTSRMNDLQKIDHLTKRCADLLAEMKRLERESIKNKKRGDQLQKDKDNSRNELNKTTSLKEKLEKLCRELQKENNKLKNENKTLSDTQVRSQNSWDERYSALLRRMDDYQEEKDNPRKQVVDMEMDEFFRQRFKSLIEQYELRELHFHAQMRTKELEVQYNLARFEREKKNYEAELARSRQLNAQVQTFSKTETELRQQLNVYVDKFKQVEDTLNNSNDLFLTFRKEMEDMSKKTKRLERENENLKRKHEQVNGNILKMAEERNKYLAEIEDLKKKCEKLNGIIKQMQQQGRGIPQGLAGAVESGYAEGEGELEGDESEYEDEYDEEGDEEVSDEGDEYDDETEDEQQMQQHHQPQPYGPERPPPPAPAPAPVPTKAALTANGAYHLC; this is encoded by the exons ATGTCAAGCGCCAATCCTCCAGCCACTGCAACTTCCGGCCCTCGACCTGCGACACCCATGAGCAATGGATCGGCAAACCATCCGGTCGACCCCCCTCCTGCCACGAATGGCCACCCGAACCACGCTCACGAGACCCGGCCGGCTCCTGCGCCCCCCGCAAACATGGTGGGCAAAAAGGGCAAACCGAAAAAGGCTCCCGAGCCGAACGAGGCCAGTAAGCTCATTGCTGCTAGAATCACACAACTGGAGCAAGATGCCGCTGGTGAAAAGGACCAGGAGGCCGAAATAG AACGAGAGGTCAAGAAAGCTAGTAGGGAGCTACACAGCCAGACCTCGCGGATGAACGACCTCCAAAAGATTGATCATCTGACCAAACGCTGTGCGGACTTGCTGGCGGAGATGAAGAGGCTCGAACGTGAAAGCatcaaaaacaaaaaacgaGGCGATCAGCTacagaaggacaaggacaataGCCGCAATGAACTCAACAAGACAACGTCGCTTAAAGAGAAGCTCGAGAAACTCTGCCGCGAACTGCAAAAAGAGAATAACAAGCTCAAG AACGAGAACAAGACGCTATCGGATACGCAGGTTCGAAGTCAGAACTCATGGGATGAGAGGTATTCagctcttcttcgtcgaaTGGATGACTATcaggaagaaaaggacaaTCCGCGCAAGCAAGTAGTGGACATGGAAATGGATGAATT TTTTCGCCAGCGGTTCAAGTCTCTGATCGAGCAGTACGAGCTGAGGGAACTCCACTTCCATGCGCAAATGCGGACCAAGGAGCTCGAGGTCCAATACAACCTCGCTAGGTTTGAGCGTGAAAAGAAGAACTACGAGGCCGAATTGGCGCGCTCAAGGCAGTTAAACGCCCAGGTGCAGACCTTCTCaaagacggagacggagcTGAGACAACAACTCAATGTCTACGTAGACAAATTCAAGCAG GTTGAGGACACGCTGAACAATAGCAACGACTTGTTCCTTACGTTCCGCAAGGAAATGGAGGATATGTCGAAGAAGACAAAACGCCTTGAGAGGGAAAACGAGAACCTCAAGAGAAAGCACGAGCAGGTGAATGGCAACATCCTCAAGATGGCGGAGGAGCGGAACAAGTACTTGGCCGAGATTGAGGACCTCAAGAAAAAGTGCGAGAAGCTGAATGGCATCATTAAACagatgcagcagcagggcCGGGGGATCCCGCAAGGGCTGGCTGGCGCGGTTGAATCGGGCTATGCGGAAGGTGAAGGAGAACTTGAGGGGGATGAAAGCGAGTACGAAGACGAGTacgacgaagaaggagatgaggAAGTGAGTGACGAGGGCGACGAGTACGACGATGAAACCGAGGACGAGCAGCAGATGCAGCAGCATCACCAACCCCAGCCGTACGGGCCTGAGCGGCCGCCCCCTCCTGCTCCGGCTCCTGCCCCTGTTCCCACCAAGGCCGCCCTTACCGCTAACGGCGCGTACCACCTTTGCTAG
- the spe-1 gene encoding ornithine decarboxylase, whose translation MVMPTVVSDRMGTIDFIDYTNNHVFSKCQTDSLNTVNNGSLKHDDYLHGLANGKLVAKQMIGDALRQRVESIDSEFCEPGDEDTFFVADLGEVYRQHLRWKLNLPRVKPFYAVKCHPDERLLQLLAALGTGFDCASKAEIEQVLRMGVDPSRIIYAQPCKTNSYLRYVAQQGVRQMTFDNADELRKIARLYPDAELFLRILTDDSSSLCRFSMKFGASLDSTDGLLGLARQLGLNVVGVSFHVGSGASDPTAFLKAVQDAHVVFQQAAAYGYSLKTLDVGGGFCSDDSFEQMANVLRAALDEYFPAHTGVNLIAEPGRYYASSAFTLACNIIARRTIQDGSAVSVSDSSSMSDDGSVNNGDARYMVYVNDGLYGNFSSIMFDHQHPVAKILRAGGRTMYNSVAAHESSAEDAIEYSIWGPTCDGIDRITESIRFREILDVGDWLYFEDMGAYTKCSATTFNGFSNEHDVIYVCSEPGAMALLGL comes from the exons ATGGTTATGCCGACTGTTGTCTCCGACCGCATGGGCACTATCGATTTCATCGATTATACAAACAATCATGTCTTTTCAAAGTGTCAAACCGACAGCTTGAACACCGTCAACAATGGCTCCTTGAAGCACGATGATTACCTCCACGGCCTTGCCAACGGCAAGTTGGTCGCCAAACAAATGATTGGTGATGCCCTCCGCCAGCGTGTGGAGAGCATCGACTCCGAGTTCTGCGAGCCCGGCGATGAGGACACATTCTTTGTCGCTGACCTCGGCGAGGTCTACCGCCAGCACCTCCGCTGGAAGCTGAACCTTCCTCGCGTCAAGCCGTTCTATG CCGTCAAGTGCCATCCCGACGAAAGGCTCTTGCAGCTCCTGGCCGCTCTCGGTACCGGCTTCGACTGTGCCTCCAAGGCCGAGATCGAGCAAGTCCTCCGCATGGGCGTCGACCCCTCCCGCATTATCTATGCACAGCCGTGCAAGACCAATTCCTACTTGCGCTATGTCGCCCAGCAGGGCGTGCGCCAGATGACCTTCGATAATGCCGACGAGCTGCGCAAGATTGCGCGCCTGTATCCCGACGCCGAGCTTTTCCTCCGCATCCTTACCGACGATTCTTCGTCCCTTTGCCGTTTCAGCATGAAGTTCGGCGCTTCCCTCGACTCGACTGATGGTCTCTTGGGCCTTGCCCGCCAGCTGGGCCTCAACGTGGTTGGCGTCAGCTTCCACGTTGGCTCGGGCGCCTCCGATCCTACTGCTTTCTTGAAGGCTGTTCAGGACGCTCATGTCGTCTTCCAGCAGGCCGCTGCTTATGGTTACAGCCTGAAGACCCTCGACGTTGGTGGAGGTTTCTGCAGCGACGATTCTTTCGAACAGATGGCTAACGTCTTGCGTGCTGCCCTCGATGAGTACTTCCCGGCCCATACCGGTGTCAACCTTATCGCTGAGCCCGGTCGCTACTACGCTTCCTCGGCATTCACCCTTGCCTGCAACATCATTGCTCGCCGCACTATCCAGGACGGCTCTGCTGTCTCGGTCTCCGATTCCTCTTCTATGAGCGACGATGGATCGGTGAACAACGGCGATGCTAGATATATGGTCTACGTCAACGATGGTCTGTACGGAAACTTCAGCAGCATCATGTTCGATCATCAGCACCCTGTGGCCAAGATCCTCCGTGCTGGCGGCCGCACCATGTACAACTCTGTTGCTGCCCACGAGTCTTCTGCGGAGGACGCCATTGAGTATAGCATCTGGGGTCCTACTTGCGACGGCATTGATCGCATCACCGAGAGCATCCGCTTCCGCGAGATTCTTGATGTTGGCGACTGGCTGTACTTCGAGGACATGGGTGCCTACACCAAGTGTTCGGCCACCACCTTCAACGGCTTCTCTAACGAGCATGATGTCATCTACGTCTGCAGCGAGCCTGGTGCTATGGCGCTCTTGGGATTGTAA
- a CDS encoding mitochondrial presequence protease, which translates to MLRNATKGAARRAVTELSQYPKPGEKLHGFTLLRSKHVPELELTALHLQHDKTGAEHLHIARDDSNNVFSIGFKTNPPDDTGVPHILEHTTLCGSQKYPIRDPFFKMLPRTLSNFMNAFTASDHTFYPFATTNAQDFKNLMSVYLDATLHPLLKETDFTQEGWRIGPENPQALVAAEGNAKPEDRKLVFKGVVYNEMKGQMSDAAYLFWIRFQDHIFPDIHNSGGDPQKITDLTYQQLKKFHADHYHPSNAKVFTYGDMPLADHLKEIGAQLDVFEKIRADVAHHSPIDLSSGPREVKLYGPIDPLVDANKQFKTSVSWVLGETNNVVESFSLALISALLMDGYGSPLYKGLIESGLGTDWSPNTGYDSSGKLGIFSIGLSGVQEEDVPKVKAKVQEILRSMRDKGFERSKIDGYLHQLELGLKHKTANFGMSLLHRLKPKWFVGVDPFDSLAWNDTIAAFETELAKGGYLEGLIDKYLINDNTLSFTMAPSPTFSQELAQEEETRLSTKISEVVKAAGSEEEARAALEARELKLLAEQSKTNTEDLGCLPSVHVKDIPRQKDSVILRHDNTARVKTQWHEAPTNGLTYFRAINQLENLPDELRSLIPLFTDSIMRLGTKDMTMEQLEDLIKLKTGGVSVGYHSASHPTDFTRATEGLMFSGMALDRHVPTMFDLLRKLVVETDFDSPQAAQQIRQLLQASADGVVNDIASSGHAYARRAAESGLTWDSFLKEQVSGLSQVKLVTSLASRPESDPLEDVIAKLKQIQQFALAGNLRTAITCDSGSVSDNAKALLNFVNSLPSEAVTFPSRGPPNFTRDIKTFYPLPYQVYYGALALPTASYTASVNAPLQILSQLLTHKHLHHEIREKGGAYGGGSYARPLDGIFGFYSYRDPNPVNTLKIMRNAGQWAVDKEWTDRDLEDAKISVFQGVDAPKAVNEEGMAQFLYGITDEMKQKRREELLDVTKDQVREVAQEYVVKALNNGSERVVFLGEKRDWVDKSWAVKEMDINGST; encoded by the exons ATGCTGCGCAACGCGACCAAAGGTGCAGCGCGCCGCGCCGTCACCGAGCTCTCCCAGTACCCGAAACCCGGCGAGAAACTCCACGGCTTCACCCTTCTCCGGTCAAAGCATGTCCCGGAGCTGGAGTTGACTGCTTTGCACTTGCAACACGACAAGACCGGAGCAGAGCATTTGCACATTGCCCGTGACGACAGCAACAATGTCTTCTCTATCGGCTTCAAAACGAATCCCCCGGACGACACCGGTGTCCCACATATCCTGGAGCACACCACTCTGTGTGGCAGCCAAAA ATACCCTATCCGAGACCCCTTCTTCAAGATGCTTCCGCGAACGCTTTCGAATTTCATGAACGCCTTTACAGCATCAGATCACACCTTTTACCCGTTCGCCACCACCAATGCTCAGGACTTTAAGAACCTCATGTCTGTCTACCTTGACGCGACTCTGCATCCTCTCTTGAAGGAGACGGACTTTACACAGGAAGGATGGCGTATTGGACCCGAGAATCCCCAGGCTCTTGTTGCGGCTGAGGGCAACGCAAAGCCCGAGGACAGGAAGCTTGTCTTCAAGGGTGTCGTTTATAACGAGATGAAGGGGCAGATGTCGGATGCTGCCTACCTCTTCTGGATTCGGTTCCAAGACCACATTTTCCCAGACATCCACAACTCTGGTGGTGATCCCCAGAAAATCACAGACTTGACATACCAACAGCTCAAGAAGTTCCATGCTGATCACTACCACCCGAGCAACGCCAAAGTCTTTACTTATGGCGATATGCCACTGGCAGATCACTTGAAGGAAATCGGTGCCCAGCTCGACGTATTTGAGAAGATCCGGGCTGATGTGGCACACCATAGCCCTATCGACCTCAGCAGTGGCCCCAGGGAAGTCAAGCTCTATGGACCTATTGACCCCCTTGTGGACGCCAATAAGCAGTTCAAGACTTCCGTTTCGTGGGTTCTGGGTGAAACCAACAATGTCGTCGAGTCCTTTTCGCTGGCGCTGATTTCTGCTCTGCTCATGGATGGTTATGGCTCGCCTCTCTACAAGGGATTGATTGAATCCGGGCTAGGAACGGACTGGAGCCCCAACACCGGATATGACAGTTCGGGCAAGCTTGGTATCTTCTCCATTGGCCTCAGCGGtgttcaagaagaagatgtgcccaaggtcaaggccaaggtACAGGAGATTCTTCGCAGCATGCGGGACAAGGGTTTTGAGAGATCAAAGATTGATGGCTATCTCCACCAGCTTGAGCTCGGCCTTAAGCACAAGACTGCCAACTTTGGCATGTCTTTGCTCCACCGTTTGAAGCCAAAGTGGTTTGTTGGAGTCGATCCATTTGACTCTCTTGCCTGGAACGACACGATTGCTGCTTTTGAGACCGAGCTTGCCAAAGGTGGTTATCTTGAGGGCTTGATTGATAAGTATCTGATCAACGACAATACTCTCTCCTTCACGATGGCGCCTTCGCCAACCTTTAGCCAGGAGCTGGcccaagaggaggaaactCGCTTAAGCACCAAGATTTCGGAAGTTGTCAAAGCTGCTGGTAGCGAAGAGGAAGCTCGTGCTGCTCTCGAAGCTCGGGAACTCAAATTGTTGGCCGAGCAAAGCAAGACCAACACCGAAGATCTTGGCTGCCTTCCTAGCGTGCATGTCAAGGACATTCCCCGCCAGAAGGACTCGGTTATCTTGAGACACGATAACACAGCAAGAGTCAAGACACAGTGGCACGAGGCTCCCACGAACGGGCTGACCTACTTCCGTGCTATCAATCAGCTGGAGAACCTGCCCGATGAGCTCCGAAGCCTGATCCCCCTCTTCACTGACTCCATCATGCGTTTGGGTACGAAGGACATGACAATGGAGCAGCTTGAGGATTTGATCAAGCTCAAAACTGGAGGTGTCTCGGTCGGCTACCATTCGGCTTCTCATCCAACTGACTTCACTCGGGCCACAGAAGGTCTGATGTTCTCGGGCATGGCATTGGATCGTCATGTGCCAACGATGTTTGACCTTTTGCGCAAGCTGGTCGTAGAGACTGACTTCGACAGTCCTCAAGCAGCTCAACAGATCCGTCAGCTGTTGCAAGCATCTGCTGATGGCGTCGTGAACGACATTGCTTCATCGGGACACGCTTACGCTCGGAGAGCCGCCGAATCTGGCCTTACGTGGGATTCCTTCCTCAAGGAGCAGGTTAGCGGTCTCTCGCAGGTAAAGCTGGTGACTAGCTTGGCAAGCCGGCCCGAGTCAGACCCGTTGGAGGATGTTATTGCAAAGCTGAAGCAAATCCAACAGTTCGCACTGGCTGGCAATCTCCGTACCGCCATCACCTGCGACAGCGGAAGTGTCTCTGACAACGCAAAGGCGCTCTTAAATTTTGTCAACTCGCTGCCTTCGGAAGCGGTGACCTTCCCAAGCCGGGGACCCCCTAACTTTACCCGTGATATCAAGACGTTTTATCCCTTGCCTTATCAGGTTTACTATGGTGCTTTAGCCCTTCCTACGGCTTCTTACACGGCTTCCGTGAATGCCCCTCTCCAGATTCTCTCGCAGCTCTTGACCCACAAGCACTTGCATCACGAGATTCGTGAGAAGGGTGGCGCCTACGGCGGCGGATCTTACGCCCGCCCCCTCGACGGTATCTTCGGCTTCTACTCGTACCGCGACCCTAATCCTGTGAACACGCTCAAAATCATGCGGAACGCTGGCCAGTGGGCGGTTGACAAGGAGTGGACTGATCGTGATCTTGAGGATGCCAAGATCTCTGTCTTCCAAGGCGTTGACGCACCCAAGGCTGTTAATGAAGAAGGCATGGCCCAATTCCTCTACGGCATTACCGACGAGATGAAACAGAAGCGCCGCGAAGAGCTCTTGGATGTCACCAAGGATCAGGTCCGGGAAGTGGCGCAGGAGTATGTTGTCAAGGCCCTTAACAACGGCTCTGAGCGTGTCGTCTTCCTTGGCGAGAAGCGCGACTGGGTCGACAAGTCTTGGGCGGTCAAAGAGATGGACATCAACGGTTCCACTTAG